A window of the Streptomyces sp. NBC_00250 genome harbors these coding sequences:
- a CDS encoding glycerol-3-phosphate dehydrogenase/oxidase gives MNPTSSPALPGSSLNARRRLRELARLADGDADSVVDVLVVGLGATGAGAALDAATRGLTVAAIDAHDLAFGTSRWSSKLIHGGLRYLASGQLDVAHESAVERGILMERTAPHLVRAQPFVLPLTPLVSRGQAALARAGFLAGDLLRVGARTSRGTLPQPRTLSAVETRHLAPALRPTGLRGGLLSWDGKLSDDARLVTAIARTAAAYGARVLTRTRALELHRDGALVRDETTGEELRIRARTVINAAGVWAGGLVDDVRLRPSRGTHLVLRSENLGRLSAGLHIPIPGETNRFVLVLPQGDGRVYVGLTDEPVDGDIPDVPEVPETDIGFLLDVLGSALDVTVHRADVVGAFAGLRPLLDTRDAAGRTADISRKHAVLTSPSGVVTVVGGKLTTYRRMAQDAVDAVVTAGGLTAGPCRTASLPLVGAARPQVLAGLDVPARLVHRYGSEAPAVHALGVEDPALARPVVPGHPVTGAELVWAVRHEGALDTSDLLDRRTRIGLVPEDRASAEEAALDALARTAQVR, from the coding sequence ATGAACCCCACGAGCAGCCCCGCCCTGCCCGGCTCCTCGCTCAACGCCCGGCGGCGCCTGCGCGAACTGGCCCGACTCGCCGACGGTGACGCCGACAGCGTGGTCGACGTCCTGGTCGTCGGGCTCGGTGCCACCGGAGCCGGAGCCGCGCTCGACGCGGCCACCCGCGGGCTCACCGTCGCCGCGATCGACGCCCACGACCTCGCCTTCGGTACGTCCCGCTGGAGCTCCAAGCTGATCCACGGCGGACTGCGCTACCTCGCCTCCGGACAGCTCGACGTCGCCCACGAGAGCGCGGTCGAGCGGGGCATCCTCATGGAGCGCACCGCTCCCCACCTCGTACGCGCCCAGCCCTTCGTCCTCCCCCTGACCCCGCTCGTCAGCCGCGGCCAGGCCGCCCTGGCCCGTGCCGGATTCCTCGCGGGCGACCTGCTGCGCGTCGGCGCCCGCACCTCGCGCGGGACGCTGCCCCAGCCGCGCACACTGTCCGCCGTCGAGACCCGCCATCTCGCCCCGGCCCTCCGACCCACCGGACTGCGCGGCGGACTGCTCTCCTGGGACGGCAAGCTCTCCGACGACGCCCGCCTGGTGACCGCGATCGCCCGCACGGCGGCCGCCTACGGCGCCCGCGTCCTCACCCGCACCCGGGCCCTGGAACTCCACCGCGACGGTGCGCTGGTCCGCGACGAGACCACCGGCGAGGAGCTGCGGATCCGCGCGCGCACGGTCATCAACGCGGCCGGCGTCTGGGCGGGCGGCCTCGTCGACGACGTACGGCTGCGGCCTTCGCGCGGCACCCATCTGGTCCTGCGCTCCGAGAACCTCGGCCGGCTCTCGGCGGGCCTGCACATCCCGATCCCCGGCGAGACGAACCGCTTCGTGCTGGTGCTGCCCCAGGGCGACGGACGCGTGTACGTCGGCCTCACCGACGAACCCGTCGACGGTGACATCCCCGACGTGCCCGAGGTCCCCGAGACCGACATCGGCTTCCTCCTCGACGTCCTCGGCTCCGCACTCGACGTCACCGTCCACCGCGCCGACGTGGTCGGGGCCTTCGCGGGCCTGCGGCCCCTGCTCGACACCCGGGACGCGGCGGGCCGCACGGCCGACATCTCGCGCAAGCACGCCGTGCTCACCTCTCCCTCCGGCGTCGTCACCGTCGTCGGTGGCAAGCTGACCACGTACCGCCGCATGGCCCAGGACGCCGTCGACGCCGTCGTGACCGCCGGCGGTCTGACCGCCGGCCCGTGCCGTACCGCCTCCCTCCCCCTCGTCGGCGCCGCCCGGCCCCAGGTCCTCGCCGGGCTCGACGTCCCGGCCCGCCTCGTGCACCGCTACGGCTCCGAGGCACCCGCCGTGCACGCGCTCGGTGTCGAAGACCCGGCCCTCGCCCGTCCCGTCGTCCCCGGCCACCCCGTCACGGGCGCCGAGCTGGTGTGGGCCGTCCGCCACGAAGGCGCCCTCGACACCTCCGACCTCCTCGACCGTCGCACCCGGATCGGCCTGGTCCCCGAGGACCGCGCCTCAGCCGAGGAAGCGGCCCTGGACGCCCTCGCCCGGACCGCCCAGGTGCGATGA
- a CDS encoding TetR/AcrR family transcriptional regulator gives MTPIRHNHEDADPVLDAARDCVLAVGVRRTTLTDIARRAGVSRMTIYRRWPDVRSLVGDLMTREWIAVAAGAMPPSDDDRPERERIVEGLVAGAAAFRAHPLFHKILDVDPELLLPYILDRRGASQDALLGLLHSALEEGHEDGSVRRIRADLQARSLLLVVQSFTLSLRTMTDETDPELSEAAFLDELRILLERTIAP, from the coding sequence ATGACGCCCATTCGTCACAACCATGAAGACGCAGATCCCGTGCTGGACGCCGCACGCGACTGCGTGCTCGCCGTCGGCGTACGGCGAACCACCCTCACCGACATCGCCCGGCGCGCGGGCGTGTCCCGGATGACGATCTACCGGCGCTGGCCCGACGTGCGCAGCCTCGTGGGTGACCTGATGACCCGTGAGTGGATCGCGGTCGCCGCCGGCGCCATGCCGCCGTCCGACGACGACCGGCCCGAGCGGGAGCGGATCGTCGAGGGGCTCGTCGCGGGAGCCGCGGCGTTCCGGGCCCACCCGCTCTTCCACAAGATCCTCGACGTCGACCCCGAGCTGCTGCTGCCGTACATCCTCGACCGCCGCGGCGCCAGCCAGGACGCCCTGCTGGGGCTCCTCCACTCGGCGCTGGAGGAGGGCCACGAGGACGGCTCCGTACGCCGCATCCGGGCGGACCTGCAGGCCCGGTCCCTGCTGCTCGTCGTCCAGTCCTTCACGCTCTCGCTGCGCACCATGACCGACGAAACCGATCCCGAACTGAGCGAAGCCGCCTTCCTCGACGAGCTGCGCATCCTGCTGGAGAGGACCATCGCCCCATGA
- a CDS encoding MerR family transcriptional regulator produces MLIGELSRRTGVSTRLLRYYEAQGLLEARRGPNGYRAYDEEAVATVRKVRALLAGGLSTEVIRVVLPCTGEDGTAFDWCADIRDLMRRELAATDARIDDLHRRRTTLAGYLEGS; encoded by the coding sequence ATGCTGATCGGGGAGTTGTCCCGGCGCACCGGGGTGAGCACCCGGCTGCTGCGCTACTACGAGGCGCAGGGGCTGCTGGAGGCCCGGCGCGGCCCGAACGGCTATCGCGCGTACGACGAGGAGGCCGTGGCCACCGTCCGCAAGGTGCGGGCCCTGCTGGCCGGCGGGCTGTCCACCGAGGTGATCCGGGTCGTCCTGCCCTGCACCGGGGAGGACGGGACGGCGTTCGACTGGTGCGCTGACATCCGGGATCTGATGCGGCGTGAACTGGCCGCCACCGACGCCCGTATCGACGATCTCCACCGCCGTCGCACCACCCTCGCCGGCTACTTGGAAGGCTCGTGA
- a CDS encoding outer membrane protein assembly factor BamB family protein encodes MKPIRTAAGLALALLSLVLGIGAQPAFAHVSREHAELVVATRDDVTSGRLVVHNGVVPVDQAGAWAAGLLRAGCPATGSGVAGDNGGVPGGIVVELAWSCHVDALDLTPLIERGGLTQVVVEFDGTAADATADTPLVDARGVHPLPSFPWTTVLTVALGTAAGAALLIAALRLRRTTHRIRAATVGALALSFLAPQAAFADDAADPAATVTVEGTVFKDTDGDGKRDKGERPMPGIDVTDGSAWTTTGADGAYRLDVDPGRRETDLVSIVSPDGYTPALRKDWIPRFFHKIPETGGTGVDFALVPDRNASNPTEKWVMNSDTEVGNRNDDEARCALPQWTGQVRAMSEVDGATMQIATGDLTVTDYADEPRRQGGYDLFSKGLEEGRLGHPFYPVMGNHDFGGTATSKGYAGSLEYYRRNLAPEWYSFDRNGRHIVVLEDNYDAGGLKPQLEWLRRDLARHAVGKQVFVFAHRSLFTQWGPGAGMQPTIDELAKYDVRMVAAGHNQQAEFRRGAFKRSVEINNQGTYGIDGARPDYKVLDFSGITDDPRTHRNEDTGHVTGIHRQFDIDDDAALVSPADGSVHDERAGVPVEAYAEDDGRTPAKAVLTVRDGRGRTVERETVRFGNGASRPRIENCYTEPGGKPEPCPDARGAWTRASGTLRGLRPGMYTAESVAYDTRGVTFPVVKTTFQVVRDTELDRPRTGQDWLRQGGDEAGRSASGDAPGTKLDLRWARHTGEQFNLNGSVIADGRLIVSSRAFDSPYSMMLAYDIASGRELWRTYLDGDAESAPTLHGGKVYLTTGVGRIYALDAANGRIAWQSIDREETHGDTVRRYGRAGGPVSVLTLAGADSRSVAVYQDASTVRCRDADTGGLLPGGFGAAFSWGQAHSTAIREPGSNTAYLHSMSSNTVIAMDLATCTQLWVKDTAGDIDSHSSPVLTDPATGTPQLVTFTASGTRGHDPKTGAVAWESKLGGGSTCEPGRAPLTSPAAWGSTAYVAGRDGVVRAYDTSSADPSRPVWETSAGYLAGESPLDDKWRVAMGCSAGDGSPTTHPLVTRDHVYLGTWDGRLLVLDRATGRRTASYNLGAGVASALSISGDWLFALTDDGTVHALAARRK; translated from the coding sequence ATGAAACCCATACGCACGGCAGCCGGGCTTGCGCTCGCGCTGCTGTCCCTCGTGCTGGGCATCGGCGCCCAGCCCGCCTTCGCGCACGTCTCGCGCGAACACGCCGAACTCGTGGTCGCGACCCGGGACGACGTCACCAGCGGCCGCCTCGTCGTCCACAACGGCGTGGTGCCGGTCGATCAGGCCGGTGCCTGGGCGGCCGGACTGCTCCGGGCCGGCTGCCCCGCCACCGGCTCCGGCGTGGCAGGCGACAACGGCGGCGTGCCCGGCGGCATCGTCGTCGAGCTCGCCTGGAGCTGCCACGTCGACGCGCTCGACCTCACCCCGCTCATCGAGCGGGGCGGACTGACCCAGGTCGTCGTCGAGTTCGACGGCACGGCCGCCGACGCCACCGCGGACACCCCGCTCGTCGACGCACGCGGTGTCCACCCCCTGCCGTCCTTCCCGTGGACCACCGTGCTCACCGTCGCACTCGGTACGGCGGCAGGCGCCGCCCTGCTGATCGCGGCCCTCCGGCTGCGCCGCACGACGCACCGCATCAGGGCTGCGACCGTGGGCGCCCTCGCGCTCTCCTTCCTCGCGCCCCAGGCCGCGTTCGCCGACGACGCCGCGGACCCCGCCGCGACCGTCACCGTCGAGGGCACCGTCTTCAAGGACACCGACGGCGACGGCAAGCGGGACAAGGGCGAGCGGCCCATGCCCGGCATCGACGTCACCGACGGCTCCGCATGGACCACGACCGGCGCCGACGGCGCGTACCGCCTCGACGTCGACCCCGGGCGACGCGAGACCGACCTCGTCAGCATCGTCTCGCCGGACGGCTACACACCCGCCCTGCGCAAGGACTGGATCCCGCGGTTCTTCCACAAGATCCCCGAGACCGGTGGCACGGGCGTCGACTTCGCGCTCGTTCCCGACCGGAACGCCTCGAACCCCACCGAGAAGTGGGTGATGAACTCCGACACGGAGGTCGGCAACCGCAACGACGACGAAGCCCGTTGCGCCCTGCCCCAGTGGACCGGCCAGGTGCGGGCGATGTCCGAGGTCGACGGCGCGACGATGCAGATCGCCACCGGGGACCTCACCGTCACCGACTACGCCGACGAGCCGCGCCGCCAGGGCGGCTACGACCTCTTCAGCAAGGGCCTGGAAGAGGGCCGGCTCGGCCACCCCTTCTACCCGGTGATGGGCAACCACGACTTCGGCGGCACGGCCACCTCCAAGGGATACGCCGGCAGCCTGGAGTACTACCGCCGCAACCTCGCGCCCGAGTGGTACAGCTTCGACCGCAACGGCCGCCACATCGTCGTTCTGGAGGACAACTACGACGCCGGCGGGCTCAAGCCGCAGCTGGAGTGGCTGCGCCGGGACCTCGCACGGCACGCCGTCGGCAAGCAGGTCTTCGTCTTCGCCCACCGCTCGCTCTTCACCCAGTGGGGCCCGGGCGCGGGCATGCAGCCGACGATCGACGAACTCGCCAAGTACGACGTACGGATGGTCGCCGCGGGCCACAACCAGCAGGCCGAGTTCCGGCGTGGCGCCTTCAAACGGTCCGTCGAGATCAACAACCAGGGCACATACGGCATCGACGGCGCCCGCCCCGACTACAAGGTCCTCGACTTCAGCGGCATCACGGACGACCCGCGCACGCACCGCAACGAGGACACCGGCCATGTGACCGGCATCCACCGCCAGTTCGACATCGACGACGACGCCGCCCTCGTCAGCCCCGCGGACGGCAGCGTCCACGACGAACGGGCCGGAGTACCCGTCGAGGCGTACGCGGAGGACGACGGCCGCACCCCCGCCAAGGCGGTGCTGACCGTCCGCGACGGTCGTGGACGCACCGTCGAGCGCGAAACCGTCCGCTTCGGCAACGGCGCCTCCCGCCCCCGCATCGAGAACTGCTACACCGAGCCCGGCGGCAAGCCCGAGCCCTGCCCCGACGCGCGCGGCGCCTGGACCCGGGCGAGCGGCACACTGCGCGGGCTCCGCCCCGGCATGTACACCGCCGAGTCGGTCGCGTACGACACCCGGGGCGTGACGTTCCCCGTCGTGAAGACCACCTTCCAGGTCGTACGCGACACCGAACTCGACAGGCCCCGGACCGGCCAGGACTGGCTGCGACAGGGCGGCGACGAGGCCGGGCGGTCCGCGAGCGGCGACGCGCCGGGCACGAAGCTCGACCTCAGGTGGGCCCGCCACACCGGCGAGCAGTTCAACCTCAACGGCTCGGTGATCGCGGACGGCCGACTCATCGTCTCCTCCCGCGCCTTCGACTCGCCGTACAGCATGATGCTCGCGTACGACATCGCCTCCGGGCGCGAACTCTGGCGTACGTACCTGGACGGCGACGCCGAGTCGGCGCCGACACTCCACGGCGGCAAGGTCTACCTGACCACCGGCGTCGGCCGGATCTACGCCCTGGACGCGGCGAACGGCCGCATCGCCTGGCAGTCGATCGACCGCGAGGAGACCCACGGGGACACCGTGCGCCGCTACGGCCGCGCGGGCGGACCCGTCAGCGTCCTCACCCTCGCGGGCGCGGACTCCCGCTCGGTCGCCGTCTACCAGGACGCCTCCACGGTGCGCTGCCGGGACGCCGACACCGGCGGCCTGCTGCCCGGCGGCTTCGGCGCCGCGTTCTCCTGGGGACAGGCCCACAGCACGGCGATCCGCGAGCCCGGCTCCAACACCGCGTACCTGCACTCCATGTCGAGCAACACCGTCATCGCCATGGACCTCGCGACCTGCACCCAGCTCTGGGTCAAGGACACCGCGGGTGACATCGACAGCCACTCCTCGCCCGTCCTGACCGACCCGGCCACGGGTACGCCGCAACTGGTGACCTTCACGGCCTCCGGCACCCGCGGCCACGACCCGAAGACGGGAGCCGTGGCCTGGGAGTCCAAGCTCGGCGGCGGCAGCACCTGCGAGCCGGGGCGCGCCCCGCTCACCAGCCCCGCGGCATGGGGCAGCACCGCCTACGTCGCGGGCAGGGACGGTGTCGTACGCGCCTACGACACCAGCTCCGCCGACCCGTCGAGGCCGGTCTGGGAGACCAGTGCCGGATACCTGGCGGGGGAGAGCCCGCTGGACGACAAGTGGCGCGTCGCCATGGGCTG
- a CDS encoding TIGR01458 family HAD-type hydrolase: MERIRAALVDIDGVLTVSWKALPGAVSAMEQLRGAGLRVALVTNNTSRTRAAIAARLADLGFPVDAGDVLTAPAATAAYLREHFPGARCLLLNSGDVREDLTGVTLVAEGDADVVVLGGAGAEFGYAALNRVFRQLQRGARLVSMHRNLYWRTEGGLDLDTGAFLEGLEKAARTRAEVTGKPDPAFFASALAHLGTDASEALMIGDDIESDVLAAQRSGITGVLVRTGKYLPETHRAASGTPDHVIDSFADLPALLAAEGGGTPER, encoded by the coding sequence ATGGAACGAATCCGAGCGGCCCTGGTCGACATCGACGGCGTCCTCACCGTCTCCTGGAAGGCCCTTCCGGGAGCGGTCTCGGCCATGGAGCAGCTGCGGGGCGCGGGACTCCGCGTCGCGCTGGTCACCAACAACACATCCCGCACCAGGGCCGCCATCGCCGCACGCCTGGCCGACCTCGGCTTTCCCGTCGACGCGGGAGACGTTCTGACCGCCCCGGCGGCCACGGCGGCGTACCTTCGCGAGCACTTTCCCGGCGCGCGCTGCCTGCTGCTCAACAGCGGTGACGTTCGGGAGGACCTGACGGGCGTCACGCTCGTCGCGGAGGGGGACGCCGATGTCGTCGTGCTCGGTGGCGCCGGGGCCGAGTTCGGCTACGCGGCCCTCAATCGGGTCTTCCGGCAACTGCAGCGCGGGGCCCGGCTGGTGTCGATGCACCGCAATCTGTACTGGCGCACCGAGGGCGGCCTCGACCTGGACACCGGGGCCTTCCTCGAAGGGCTCGAGAAGGCCGCCCGCACCCGGGCGGAGGTGACGGGCAAGCCCGATCCCGCGTTCTTCGCGAGCGCCCTCGCCCATCTCGGCACCGACGCGTCGGAGGCGCTGATGATCGGCGACGACATCGAGTCCGACGTGCTGGCCGCCCAACGGTCCGGCATCACCGGTGTACTGGTGAGGACGGGCAAGTACCTCCCCGAGACGCACCGCGCCGCCTCCGGCACGCCCGACCACGTCATCGACTCCTTCGCCGACCTTCCCGCCCTGCTCGCCGCGGAGGGCGGCGGGACTCCTGAGCGCTGA
- a CDS encoding flavodoxin family protein codes for MTNHSPRPADRSFLFVLGSSRADGNTEILARAAAEALPADIPQRWIDLNGLVLPDFQDGRHEDGDWPVSEAERTLREATLEATDIVIASPLYWYTLSAHTKRYLDYWSGWLGVPGLDFKKRMTGRTLWAVTAMADEDEAVTEGMVTTLNNTAAYLRMRFGGVLLGNGSRPGQVRGDERALARARTYFEGETPLALFPHERHDRAEKPEKREEHAERSVEAVGSVV; via the coding sequence ATGACGAATCATTCCCCGCGTCCGGCGGACCGCTCCTTCCTGTTCGTACTGGGCAGCTCGCGCGCCGACGGCAACACCGAGATACTCGCCAGGGCCGCGGCCGAGGCATTGCCCGCCGACATCCCGCAGCGGTGGATCGACCTGAACGGACTGGTGTTGCCGGACTTCCAGGACGGACGCCACGAGGACGGCGACTGGCCGGTCTCGGAGGCCGAGCGGACGCTGAGGGAGGCCACCCTGGAGGCCACCGACATCGTGATCGCCTCGCCGCTGTACTGGTACACCCTCTCCGCCCACACCAAGCGCTACCTCGACTACTGGTCGGGCTGGCTCGGCGTTCCCGGCCTGGACTTCAAGAAGCGGATGACGGGTCGGACGCTGTGGGCGGTGACGGCCATGGCGGACGAGGACGAGGCGGTCACCGAGGGCATGGTGACCACCCTCAACAACACCGCGGCGTACCTGCGGATGCGCTTCGGCGGGGTCCTGCTCGGGAACGGTTCCCGGCCGGGTCAGGTGCGCGGCGACGAGCGGGCGCTGGCCCGGGCGAGGACGTACTTCGAGGGAGAGACCCCGCTCGCGCTGTTCCCGCACGAGAGGCACGACAGGGCCGAGAAGCCCGAGAAGCGCGAGGAGCACGCGGAGCGATCGGTGGAGGCTGTCGGCTCGGTGGTCTGA
- a CDS encoding diacylglycerol/lipid kinase family protein, producing MRQFTAVVNPTAGGSSGTAGLLPLARLLREAGARLDTVYSRSLEHARELAQEAGAQGHVVLAVGGDGMAGCVGGALSGTDTVFGLVPAGRGNDFARALGLPTDPERLVEVLLHSEPRAVDTIEVESAVHARTCVLGSVYAGVDAVANRHANASRVLRGAASYYAGGLRAVLAWKPAAYRVTIDGVRHERTGYTVVVANSGFYGFGRKVAPGARIDDGLLDVVVIKKAPKHLFFAMMNELKTGVHVNRPEVEILRGKEVRIEADRPLPYGADGEVDAVLPVTLRVRPAALNVLA from the coding sequence ATGCGACAGTTCACCGCCGTCGTCAACCCCACCGCAGGGGGTTCCAGCGGCACGGCGGGCCTGCTCCCGCTGGCCCGTCTGCTGCGGGAGGCGGGTGCACGGCTCGACACCGTCTACAGCCGCAGCCTGGAGCACGCACGAGAGCTCGCCCAGGAGGCCGGAGCACAGGGGCACGTCGTGCTCGCCGTCGGCGGTGACGGGATGGCCGGCTGCGTCGGCGGTGCGCTCAGCGGCACGGACACGGTCTTCGGCCTGGTCCCGGCGGGCCGCGGCAACGACTTCGCCCGCGCCCTCGGCCTTCCCACCGACCCCGAACGGCTCGTCGAGGTACTGCTGCACAGCGAGCCGCGGGCCGTCGACACGATCGAGGTGGAGTCCGCCGTGCACGCGCGGACCTGCGTCCTGGGAAGCGTGTACGCGGGCGTCGACGCGGTGGCCAACCGCCACGCCAACGCCTCCCGGGTGCTGCGCGGCGCGGCGTCGTACTACGCGGGCGGGCTGCGGGCGGTCCTCGCCTGGAAGCCCGCCGCGTACCGCGTCACGATCGACGGGGTGAGGCACGAGCGCACCGGCTACACCGTGGTCGTGGCGAACTCGGGCTTCTACGGCTTCGGGAGAAAGGTCGCGCCGGGCGCGCGGATCGACGACGGGCTGCTCGACGTCGTGGTCATCAAGAAGGCGCCGAAGCACCTCTTCTTCGCGATGATGAACGAGCTGAAGACGGGCGTGCACGTGAATCGGCCCGAGGTCGAGATCCTGCGAGGCAAGGAGGTCCGCATCGAAGCGGACCGCCCCCTCCCGTACGGCGCGGACGGGGAGGTCGACGCCGTCCTGCCGGTGACCCTCAGGGTGCGGCCCGCCGCTCTGAACGTCCTGGCCTGA
- a CDS encoding FAD-binding oxidoreductase, with amino-acid sequence MDMLWSGWGDPAKAAPLPDSVTGLLRDLLGVTPRESGPSALTDIEPPAPALTDEARTALRTAVGGPDGLREDAESRIRHTRGKSTPDLLRIRAGEVDDIPAAVVLPGTHDEVLAVLRACADHGVAAVPFGGGTSVVGGLAPTTKRPFVALDLRRLDQLLTVDEVSRTATLQPGLRGPQCEALLNERGWTLGHFPQSFEWATVGGFAAARSSGQASAGYGRFDEMVLGLTVATPEGTLETGRAPRSAAGPDLRQLILGSEGALGVITAVTVRIRPLPATRSYEGWRFASFEAGTAALRRLAQDGPRPTVLRLSDESETFIGLAQPDAIGSAELPQNPGCMAIVGYEGTEEETMARRAVAREVLLACDGEYIGEEPGDRWEHGRYNAPYLRDALLDAGAFAETLETAAFWSAIPGLYTAVRDALTSTLTEAGTPPLVMCHISHTYENGASLYFTVVSAQGEDAVSHWEPVKRAANDAILAAGGTISHHHGVGTDHRDWYAREIGPLGIRMLQAVKAEVDPSGVLSPGVLIPIR; translated from the coding sequence GTGGACATGTTGTGGAGCGGTTGGGGCGACCCGGCCAAGGCGGCACCCCTGCCCGACTCGGTCACCGGCCTGCTGCGTGACCTGCTCGGCGTCACCCCGCGGGAGAGCGGCCCGTCCGCCCTCACCGACATCGAACCGCCCGCCCCGGCGCTGACCGACGAGGCCCGCACCGCGCTGCGCACCGCCGTCGGCGGGCCCGACGGCCTGCGGGAAGACGCCGAGAGCCGCATCCGGCACACGCGCGGAAAGTCGACCCCCGACCTGCTGCGCATCCGCGCCGGCGAGGTCGACGACATCCCCGCCGCGGTCGTGCTCCCGGGTACCCACGACGAGGTCCTCGCCGTGCTCCGCGCCTGCGCCGACCACGGCGTCGCCGCCGTGCCCTTCGGTGGCGGCACCTCCGTCGTCGGCGGCCTCGCGCCCACCACGAAGCGGCCCTTCGTCGCGCTCGACCTGCGGCGGCTCGACCAGCTGCTCACCGTCGACGAGGTGTCCCGTACCGCGACCCTGCAGCCCGGTCTGCGCGGCCCGCAGTGCGAGGCCCTGCTCAACGAGCGGGGCTGGACCCTCGGACACTTCCCGCAGTCCTTCGAGTGGGCGACCGTCGGCGGCTTCGCCGCGGCCCGCTCCAGCGGCCAGGCATCGGCCGGGTACGGCCGCTTCGACGAGATGGTCCTCGGCCTGACGGTCGCCACCCCCGAAGGCACTCTGGAGACCGGCCGGGCCCCGCGCTCGGCGGCCGGCCCCGACCTGCGCCAGCTGATCCTCGGCTCCGAGGGCGCCCTCGGAGTGATCACGGCGGTGACCGTGCGCATCCGCCCGCTCCCCGCGACGCGGAGCTACGAGGGCTGGCGCTTCGCCTCCTTCGAGGCGGGCACGGCGGCACTGCGCCGACTCGCCCAGGACGGCCCGCGGCCCACGGTGCTGCGCCTGTCGGACGAGTCGGAGACCTTCATCGGTCTCGCGCAGCCGGACGCCATCGGCAGCGCCGAGCTCCCGCAGAACCCGGGCTGCATGGCCATCGTCGGCTATGAGGGCACCGAGGAGGAGACGATGGCCCGCCGCGCCGTCGCCCGCGAGGTCCTGCTCGCCTGCGACGGCGAGTACATCGGTGAGGAGCCGGGCGACCGGTGGGAGCACGGCCGGTACAACGCGCCCTATCTGCGTGACGCGCTGCTCGACGCCGGCGCGTTCGCCGAGACGCTGGAGACGGCGGCCTTCTGGTCCGCGATCCCCGGCCTCTACACGGCGGTGAGGGACGCGCTGACGAGCACCCTCACCGAGGCCGGCACGCCGCCGCTCGTCATGTGCCACATCTCGCACACGTACGAGAACGGCGCCTCCCTGTACTTCACCGTCGTCTCCGCGCAGGGCGAGGACGCCGTGTCGCACTGGGAACCGGTGAAGCGAGCGGCCAACGACGCGATCCTGGCCGCGGGCGGCACCATCAGCCACCACCACGGCGTCGGCACCGACCACCGCGACTGGTACGCCCGCGAGATCGGCCCCCTCGGCATCCGTATGCTGCAGGCCGTCAAGGCCGAGGTCGACCCCTCCGGTGTGCTCAGCCCCGGAGTCCTCATCCCCATCCGCTGA